The sequence below is a genomic window from Thermus sp. LT1-2-5.
CCCCTACCACCCCGTCTACGGCCACCTTGGCGGTGGACTCGAGGCCCCAAGGGGCCGAGGTCTATTTGGACGGGCGCTTCCAGGGGCGCACGCCCCTCTCCCTCTTCGTGAACCCGGGGCGGCACGAGGTAGAGGTGCGGCTTCCCGGCTACCAGCCCTACCGGGTGGCGGTGAACCCGAGGCCGGGGGAAAGGGTGCAGGTCTTCGCCCAGCTCGTCCCCGAGCCCCGGCAGGGCACCCTGGCGGTGGCCTCTACCCCCAGCGGGGCCGAGGTCTACGTGGAGGGAAGCCTCAGGGGCCGCACCCCCTTGAGCCTTTCCTTGCCCGAGGGGCGGTACGAGGTGGAGCTGAGGCTTTCCGGGTATGAGCCTTACCGCGCCCGGGTGGAGGTGCGCCGGGGGGAAACCACGCGGCTGGAGGCTCGCCTGAACCCCATCCGCACCGGCACCCTTTTCCTGGAGTCCAGCCCCTCAGGGGCCGAGGTCTACCTGAACGGGCAGCTCAAGGGGCGCACCCCCTTAAGGCTCCCCCTGGAGGAGGGGACCTACCGGGTGGAGCTTAGGCTTCCCGGCTACGAGCCCTACACGGCGAGCCTCCGGGTGGAGCGAGGCCGGGAGACGCGGCTTGCCGCGAGACTCGTTCCCATCCGCACCGGGGAGCTTTGGCTGGAGGCTAGGCCCCAAGGAGCCGAGGTCTACGTGGATGGCCGCTTGGTGGGACGGGGTTCCGTGCGCCTTAGCCTCGAGGCTGGCCTGCACGAGGTGCGGGTGGTGGCCCCTGGGTACGCCGAGTACCGGGCCCAGGTGGAGGTGCGCCCTGGGGAGAGCCTGAGGCTTTCCGTGGAACTGGTGCCCCTGCGGGCGGTGTTGGAGCTTTACCTCAACGTGGAGGCCCGGGTCTTCCTGGACGGGGAGGAGGTGGGGGTGGCCCGGGGCGGCTACCTGCGCCTGGAGGTCCCCTACGGCGAGCACGAGCTCACCCTGGTGGCCAAGGGCTACCGCACCCTGGTGCAGCCCC
It includes:
- a CDS encoding PEGA domain-containing protein; translation: MRKFLLALLGLGSALAQQLSPQGILINPVPTDLQVRVWVDKDPAKRGSAVYQVGEPIYIYVNVNQDAYVYLFNINADGRIDPILPNAYERDNFLRAGETRRFPPEGGRYRYTVTGPEGEDRILAVASRRPLSLSEILDVEGNRVRVQGAEGLAQALSIVIEPVPARDWVTDLARYYVGRVSASPTTPSTATLAVDSRPQGAEVYLDGRFQGRTPLSLFVNPGRHEVEVRLPGYQPYRVAVNPRPGERVQVFAQLVPEPRQGTLAVASTPSGAEVYVEGSLRGRTPLSLSLPEGRYEVELRLSGYEPYRARVEVRRGETTRLEARLNPIRTGTLFLESSPSGAEVYLNGQLKGRTPLRLPLEEGTYRVELRLPGYEPYTASLRVERGRETRLAARLVPIRTGELWLEARPQGAEVYVDGRLVGRGSVRLSLEAGLHEVRVVAPGYAEYRAQVEVRPGESLRLSVELVPLRAVLELYLNVEARVFLDGEEVGVARGGYLRLEVPYGEHELTLVAKGYRTLVQPLRVGGNQVLRLELRPL